From the Entomomonas sp. E2T0 genome, one window contains:
- a CDS encoding tyrosine-protein phosphatase produces the protein MDFPIFIHCTSGKDRTGIVIAALLTLLDIPQDIIIEEYLLSEGEVKRDWIEQALNGIGDTKKYFNKICSSTIKKQFLAI, from the coding sequence ATAGACTTTCCTATATTTATTCATTGTACTTCAGGTAAAGATAGAACAGGCATTGTTATTGCAGCATTATTAACTTTGTTAGATATTCCTCAGGATATAATCATTGAAGAATATCTACTAAGTGAGGGAGAGGTAAAGCGTGATTGGATAGAACAAGCCTTAAATGGTATTGGTGATACAAAAAAGTACTTTAATAAAATTTGTAGTAGCACTATAAAGAAACAGTTTTTAGCTATTTAA
- the gltX gene encoding glutamate--tRNA ligase: protein MTTVRTRIAPSPTGDPHVGTAYIALFNLCFARQHGGEFILRIEDTDQVRSTRESEQQIFDALRWLGIEWNEGPDIGGPYGPYRQSERGDIYKKYATELVEKGHAFHCFCTAERLEQVRNEQMANKETPRYDGHCMHLSSDEVNNRLSANEPNVIRMKVPSDGICVVNDMLRGEVEIPWDRMDMQVLMKTDGLPTYFLANVVDDHLMGITHVLRGEEWLPSAPKLIKLYEYFGWEQPELCYMPLLRNPDKSKLSKRKNPTSINFYERMGFLPEAMLNYLGRMGWSMPDEREKFTLTEMIESFDIKRVSLGGPIFDIEKLSWLNGQWIRDLSVEEFASKVQTWGFNKDYFTKIIPLLQDRVETFSEIVPLADFLFMGGVPIDTTLFENKKLSPEQVRQAMQLLLWKLEALRHWEKDQITLCVQGIADFFEVKFRDIMPMVFVAITGKTSSLPVLDAMEILGPDLSRYRFRQALEALGGASKKEVKAWEKLLPSIAG, encoded by the coding sequence ATGACTACTGTTCGTACACGTATTGCACCATCTCCAACAGGTGATCCTCATGTAGGCACCGCTTATATTGCTCTTTTTAATCTTTGTTTTGCTCGTCAACATGGCGGGGAGTTCATTTTACGTATTGAAGATACTGATCAAGTACGCTCAACTCGTGAATCTGAACAACAAATTTTTGATGCATTACGTTGGTTAGGTATCGAATGGAATGAAGGCCCAGATATTGGAGGCCCATACGGCCCATATAGACAAAGTGAACGTGGAGATATTTATAAAAAGTATGCAACTGAACTTGTAGAAAAAGGTCATGCTTTTCATTGTTTTTGTACTGCCGAACGTTTAGAACAAGTTCGTAATGAGCAAATGGCAAATAAAGAAACACCTCGCTATGATGGTCATTGTATGCACCTCAGCTCAGATGAGGTAAACAACCGCTTGTCTGCTAATGAGCCAAATGTTATTCGTATGAAAGTTCCTAGCGATGGAATATGTGTAGTTAACGACATGCTCCGTGGTGAAGTAGAGATACCATGGGATCGTATGGATATGCAAGTATTGATGAAAACAGATGGTTTACCTACTTATTTCTTAGCTAATGTAGTAGATGATCATTTAATGGGCATTACTCACGTGCTACGTGGTGAAGAATGGTTACCTTCTGCACCAAAACTAATTAAGCTTTATGAGTATTTTGGCTGGGAGCAACCTGAACTTTGCTATATGCCATTATTACGTAATCCAGATAAAAGTAAGTTATCAAAACGTAAAAATCCTACCTCTATTAATTTCTATGAGCGTATGGGTTTTCTACCAGAAGCCATGTTGAATTATTTAGGTCGTATGGGCTGGTCTATGCCTGATGAACGTGAAAAATTTACTTTAACTGAAATGATTGAAAGTTTTGATATCAAGCGCGTTTCATTAGGTGGTCCTATTTTTGATATCGAAAAACTTTCTTGGTTAAATGGACAATGGATTCGTGATCTATCTGTTGAAGAATTTGCTAGCAAAGTTCAAACTTGGGGATTTAATAAAGACTACTTCACTAAAATTATCCCTCTATTACAAGATAGAGTTGAAACATTTAGCGAAATTGTTCCTTTAGCTGACTTTTTATTTATGGGAGGAGTTCCTATAGACACTACTCTTTTTGAAAATAAAAAGCTTTCTCCTGAACAAGTTCGCCAAGCAATGCAACTACTTTTGTGGAAATTAGAAGCTTTAAGGCATTGGGAAAAAGATCAAATTACGCTATGTGTACAAGGTATTGCCGACTTCTTTGAAGTTAAATTCAGAGATATTATGCCTATGGTATTTGTGGCTATCACTGGTAAAACTAGTTCACTGCCGGTACTTGATGCAATGGAAATTTTAGGCCCAGACCTATCTCGCTACCGCTTTCGTCAAGCACTTGAAGCTTTGGGTGGAGCATCCAAGAAAGAAGTTAAAGCATGGGAAAAACTATTACCCTCTATTGCAGGTTAA
- a CDS encoding pyridoxal phosphate-dependent aminotransferase, whose translation MSFEKSNKLANVCYDIRGPVLDHAKRLEEEGQRILKLNIGNPAPFGFEAPAEMLQDMIKNLPAAQGYCDSKGLFSARKAVMQYYQQNLVEGVSVDDIYIGNGVSELIVMSLQALLNNGDEVLIPAPDYPLWTAATTLAGGRAVHYLCDEQANWFPDINDIKSKITENTKAILLINPNNPTGAVYSKELLLDIIEVARQHNLIIFSDEIYDKILYDDAQHTIIASLASDVVFVTFGGLSKVYRSAGFRSGWLVISGAKHLAKGYIEGIDMLSNMRLCANVPAQGAIQTALGGYQTINDLVKPGGRLYEQRNKTWEMLNAIPGVSCVKPMGALYAFPKLDPKVYPIRNDEKFVLDLLLQEKILVVQGTAFNWIHPDHFRIVTLPRVDDLEYAIKRIEIFLKSYKQ comes from the coding sequence ATGAGCTTTGAAAAATCCAACAAACTGGCTAATGTTTGCTATGACATTCGTGGACCAGTTTTAGATCACGCTAAACGCCTAGAAGAAGAAGGTCAACGTATTTTAAAATTAAATATCGGTAACCCTGCCCCTTTTGGCTTTGAAGCACCTGCCGAAATGCTGCAAGATATGATCAAAAATCTTCCAGCGGCCCAAGGTTATTGTGATTCTAAAGGATTATTCAGCGCTCGTAAGGCGGTAATGCAATATTATCAACAAAATCTAGTAGAAGGTGTGAGTGTTGATGATATCTATATAGGTAATGGGGTTTCTGAACTAATTGTGATGTCTTTGCAGGCATTGTTAAATAATGGTGATGAAGTGCTGATTCCTGCACCTGATTATCCATTGTGGACAGCAGCAACTACATTGGCTGGTGGTAGAGCGGTTCATTACCTATGTGATGAGCAAGCGAATTGGTTTCCTGATATTAATGATATTAAATCAAAAATTACTGAAAACACTAAAGCGATTTTATTAATTAACCCTAATAATCCAACAGGTGCTGTTTACTCTAAGGAGTTATTATTAGATATCATTGAAGTTGCTCGCCAACATAATCTAATTATTTTCTCTGATGAGATTTACGATAAGATTCTTTATGATGATGCTCAGCACACTATTATTGCTTCTTTAGCTTCAGATGTGGTTTTTGTTACTTTTGGTGGTTTGTCAAAAGTTTATCGAAGTGCAGGTTTTAGGTCAGGTTGGTTGGTGATTTCAGGGGCAAAGCATTTAGCAAAAGGCTATATTGAGGGCATAGATATGCTGTCGAATATGCGTTTATGTGCTAATGTGCCAGCACAAGGAGCAATTCAAACGGCATTAGGCGGTTATCAGACGATTAATGATCTAGTAAAACCCGGTGGACGTTTATACGAACAACGTAATAAAACATGGGAAATGTTAAATGCTATTCCAGGAGTTAGCTGTGTCAAACCTATGGGTGCGCTTTATGCTTTTCCTAAATTAGACCCTAAAGTTTATCCAATTCGTAATGATGAAAAATTTGTATTAGATTTATTATTACAAGAGAAAATTTTAGTTGTGCAAGGTACAGCATTTAATTGGATACATCCAGACCATTTTAGAATTGTGACATTACCTAGAGTGGATGATTTAGAATATGCTATTAAACGCATAGAAATTTTCTTAAAAAGTTATAAACAGTAA
- the radC gene encoding RadC family protein, with the protein MSIKNWPATERPREKLLAQGASYLTDAELLAIFLRTGVTGKSAVDLARQLLSEFGSLRALLEADLKSFSSHLGLGVAKFTQLQAVIEMGKRHLAEKLQKGTVMDNPQVVRDFLCAQLRDEPHEVFGCLFLDSKYRVIAYENLFYGSINESTVYPRQIIKRCLHFNAAAVIFTHNHPSGITEPSNNDKLLTKELINALSYVDIKVLDHLIIGEGEPFSMAEWGMI; encoded by the coding sequence ATGAGTATTAAAAATTGGCCAGCAACAGAAAGACCTAGAGAAAAACTACTAGCACAAGGTGCTAGTTATTTAACAGATGCAGAGCTGCTAGCTATATTTTTAAGAACAGGAGTGACAGGGAAAAGTGCTGTAGATTTGGCGAGGCAACTGCTTTCAGAGTTTGGTAGCTTGCGTGCATTATTGGAAGCAGATTTAAAATCCTTTAGTTCTCACCTTGGTTTAGGTGTAGCGAAATTTACTCAACTACAAGCTGTTATTGAAATGGGTAAACGTCACCTAGCAGAAAAGCTACAAAAGGGTACGGTAATGGACAACCCTCAAGTGGTTAGGGATTTTTTATGTGCACAATTACGCGATGAACCTCATGAGGTGTTTGGTTGTTTATTTTTGGATAGTAAATATCGAGTAATAGCCTATGAAAATCTATTTTATGGCAGCATCAATGAGTCAACTGTTTATCCTAGACAGATAATTAAAAGGTGTCTGCATTTTAATGCTGCCGCTGTTATCTTTACTCATAACCATCCATCAGGCATTACTGAACCAAGTAATAATGACAAACTGTTAACTAAAGAATTAATAAATGCTTTATCTTATGTAGATATTAAAGTATTAGATCACTTAATTATTGGTGAGGGAGAACCTTTTTCCATGGCTGAATGGGGGATGATTTAA
- the trkA gene encoding Trk system potassium transporter TrkA, whose amino-acid sequence MKIIILGAGQVGGTLAEHLASEANDITVVDLDTERLRDLGDRLDIRTIKGMASFPTVLRQAGADDADLLVAVTNSDEVNMTACQVAYTLFHTPTRIARIRNSAYLSRDELFADEAIPVDVIISPEQLVTNYIKRLIEYPGAFQVIDFAEGKAQLVAVKAYYGGNLIGQQIQQIKTLLPNIDARIVAIYRHDHPILPNGETIIEVDDIVFFITAKNNVRSIINLLRRAESANRRIVIAGGGNIGERLAEAIETRYQVKIIEHNTVRCRELSEKLDTSIVLQGSASDKELLVEENIAEADVFLALTNDDEANIMSSLLAKQLGAKKVMTIVNNPAYVKLIQANTIDIAISPQNITIGSLLTHVRRGDMVSVHSLHQGVAEAIEAIAHGDEKSSKVVGRTVERVGLPPGTTIGAIVRGDEVIIAHDDTLIQSEDHIILFVVDKKYIRDVERLFEVSIGFF is encoded by the coding sequence ATGAAGATTATTATTCTTGGAGCTGGCCAAGTAGGCGGCACACTTGCTGAACACTTAGCCAGTGAAGCAAATGATATTACTGTAGTAGATCTAGATACTGAGCGCTTACGTGATTTAGGCGATCGTTTAGATATTCGTACAATTAAAGGTATGGCTTCATTTCCAACGGTATTACGACAAGCGGGTGCAGACGATGCTGATTTATTGGTAGCCGTTACTAATTCTGATGAAGTTAATATGACTGCCTGTCAGGTTGCTTATACACTATTTCACACCCCTACTCGTATTGCACGTATTCGCAATTCTGCTTATTTAAGTAGGGATGAGTTATTTGCTGATGAAGCTATTCCTGTTGATGTAATTATTAGCCCTGAACAGTTGGTGACTAATTATATTAAACGACTTATTGAATACCCTGGTGCATTCCAAGTTATTGACTTCGCAGAAGGGAAAGCACAGTTAGTAGCGGTTAAGGCTTATTATGGTGGTAACTTAATTGGTCAACAGATACAGCAGATTAAAACCCTTTTACCTAATATTGATGCTCGTATAGTAGCTATTTATAGACATGATCATCCTATTCTACCTAATGGAGAAACAATTATTGAGGTAGATGATATTGTCTTTTTTATTACTGCTAAAAATAATGTACGTTCTATTATTAATTTGTTAAGACGTGCCGAATCTGCCAATAGACGAATTGTAATTGCGGGGGGTGGGAATATTGGTGAACGGCTAGCTGAAGCAATAGAAACACGTTATCAGGTAAAAATTATTGAACACAATACTGTTCGTTGTAGGGAGCTCTCTGAAAAGCTAGATACCAGTATTGTGTTACAAGGTAGTGCTTCTGATAAAGAACTATTAGTTGAAGAAAACATAGCAGAAGCAGATGTATTTTTAGCATTAACGAATGATGATGAGGCCAATATTATGTCTTCATTATTAGCTAAGCAGTTAGGTGCTAAAAAGGTGATGACTATTGTTAATAACCCTGCTTATGTAAAACTTATTCAAGCAAATACTATTGATATTGCTATCAGCCCACAAAATATTACTATTGGTAGTTTATTAACTCATGTTAGACGCGGTGATATGGTAAGTGTACACTCGTTACATCAGGGGGTTGCTGAGGCTATTGAAGCTATCGCTCATGGTGATGAAAAATCAAGTAAAGTAGTAGGTAGAACTGTTGAACGTGTAGGATTACCGCCAGGAACAACTATTGGTGCAATTGTACGTGGTGATGAGGTAATTATTGCACATGATGATACGTTGATCCAATCAGAGGATCATATTATTTTATTTGTAGTAGATAAAAAATATATTCGTGATGTCGAGCGCTTATTTGAGGTAAGTATTGGCTTTTTTTAA